From the genome of Bacteroides sp. MSB163, one region includes:
- a CDS encoding RagB/SusD family nutrient uptake outer membrane protein encodes MKTKILVYACVALLSFTSCEDWLSQNDPKELSEDQAYSSVASISSIAANLYGRIKLDQNFASDNESYDICRWDEATSNSYYWQFSSNVGRTYRNYYDYNLIRDINIHIRNLSEKTSHLPENQRAYFLGEARFLRAFTYFNMVKNLGGVPLITEVYDYSTTPIEYAKPRDTEAAVYEFVATEMDEVKEALDIAPQGSSLLTRATKASALALKSRAMLYAGTLAYNEDKSKTMGLTLTSGAVGISKNKATEYLQSCIDAYLELKEIGRYSLLKGTGSSLGENFNNVFVSKTDNPELILIRDYDGSTDFPNNFTVWNIPRSQRSTANFGGHVNPTLNLVESFETINSGSSQLNAYVGNEIIESMGNETSAYNYVLYDSPMGIFEGRDPRLWGTVILPGADFRGKEIQLQAGLAVKTASGYDLKMLDLIENVYDPDKNFYNGQQLTSIDGPIRNSYYTSHTGFLLRKYIDPVTGSEASGKSAVPYIIFRYGEILLNAAEAAYYLNQLGVANYKGSNTLQLSSDCLNEVRERAGGTAFRIESSDLTLALLQNERKIELAFEDHRFYDLKRWRIADQIWSGDWNTSTARMTGLWPYKVYAPGQPEDGKWLFRRVYIEHRGNDNEKGLPIRFGQDMYYAEYPMTEGNPHIEKNPKH; translated from the coding sequence ATGAAAACAAAAATATTAGTATATGCATGTGTCGCTTTGTTGAGCTTTACCTCGTGTGAAGACTGGTTGAGTCAGAACGATCCCAAAGAATTATCCGAGGATCAAGCATATTCATCTGTTGCCAGTATCAGTAGTATTGCTGCAAATTTATACGGGCGCATCAAGTTGGACCAGAACTTCGCTTCGGATAATGAATCTTATGATATATGCAGGTGGGATGAAGCTACCAGTAATAGTTATTATTGGCAATTTTCGAGTAATGTTGGTCGTACCTATCGTAATTACTATGATTATAATCTGATACGGGACATCAATATTCATATCAGGAATTTGTCAGAGAAAACCTCACATTTGCCTGAAAATCAACGCGCTTATTTTCTCGGTGAAGCACGTTTTCTAAGAGCATTTACTTACTTCAATATGGTGAAAAATCTGGGAGGCGTACCTTTAATTACAGAAGTGTACGATTATAGTACTACTCCGATAGAATATGCTAAACCCCGTGATACAGAGGCAGCCGTATATGAGTTTGTTGCGACAGAAATGGATGAAGTGAAAGAGGCGCTTGATATTGCTCCGCAGGGAAGTAGCTTACTTACACGTGCCACTAAGGCTTCTGCATTGGCACTCAAGTCACGTGCAATGTTATATGCAGGTACTTTAGCCTATAATGAGGATAAAAGTAAAACAATGGGATTGACCTTGACAAGCGGAGCAGTCGGAATCTCTAAGAATAAAGCAACAGAATATCTGCAAAGTTGTATTGACGCCTATCTGGAGCTAAAGGAGATAGGGCGGTATTCTTTGCTAAAGGGTACTGGAAGCAGTCTGGGTGAGAACTTTAATAATGTGTTTGTATCCAAGACGGATAATCCGGAACTTATTCTCATTCGTGATTATGATGGAAGTACTGATTTCCCAAACAATTTTACAGTGTGGAATATTCCTCGTTCTCAACGTTCAACTGCTAATTTTGGTGGTCATGTGAACCCGACGTTAAACTTAGTCGAGAGTTTTGAAACTATAAATTCCGGTTCATCACAGCTGAATGCTTATGTTGGTAATGAGATTATCGAATCAATGGGAAATGAAACTTCCGCTTATAACTATGTTCTTTATGATTCTCCGATGGGTATTTTCGAAGGACGTGATCCGCGTTTGTGGGGAACCGTAATTCTGCCTGGTGCGGATTTCAGGGGAAAAGAGATTCAATTACAGGCAGGGCTGGCTGTGAAAACAGCTTCCGGTTATGATTTGAAAATGCTGGATTTAATCGAGAATGTATACGATCCGGACAAAAACTTTTATAATGGGCAGCAACTGACCAGCATTGACGGTCCTATCCGTAATAGTTATTATACCAGCCATACAGGTTTCTTGTTGCGTAAATATATAGATCCGGTTACTGGTTCCGAAGCATCAGGAAAGAGCGCAGTACCATATATCATTTTCCGATATGGAGAGATTCTGCTTAATGCGGCTGAGGCTGCTTATTATCTTAATCAACTTGGTGTTGCTAATTATAAAGGCAGCAATACATTACAGTTGTCTTCTGATTGTCTGAATGAAGTAAGAGAACGTGCCGGAGGTACTGCTTTCCGTATTGAAAGTTCGGATTTGACACTTGCACTTTTGCAGAATGAGCGTAAGATAGAGTTGGCATTTGAGGATCATCGTTTTTATGATCTGAAGAGGTGGCGTATTGCTGATCAGATATGGTCGGGTGACTGGAATACTTCGACAGCCCGGATGACTGGCTTGTGGCCTTATAAAGTGTATGCTCCGGGACAGCCGGAAGATGGAAAGTGGCTTTTCCGAAGGGTGTATATTGAGCATCGTGGTAATGATAATGAGAAGGGATTACCTATCCGGTTCGGACAAGATATGTATTATGCAGAATATCCGATGACAGAAGGTAATCCGCATATTGAGAAGAATCCGAAACACTAA
- a CDS encoding TonB-dependent receptor: protein MMNDFFNNKLSLLKFILLSIAFGSFFVSEGYAMTKSVVIAQQEKTVKGKVTDDNDEPLIGVSVRVAGTSVGTVTDSDGIFQLNVAGSGVLEFSYVGYKTVKVTAGNKPFLSVILKEDQEILDEIVVVGYGTKRKGSIAAAVTTIGTEDIARTTSSTVSGALVGKIAGITTRQKSGQPGSGTSIQIRNMGTPLFVIDGIIKDEAQFNNLDVNDIENISILKDGAAAIYGVKAANGVVLVTTKNGSKNQKAAVTLDFNYSWQSWTSYPRMLNAYEWQYANYMKEANLGTLSVSPDVARAELEKWRTGYYNPETGEDYRGFDWRDNYVSNAAPQSYIHANLSGGGNKTTYYLSISNIDQDAVFKDYNFQRTNIQSNFNIDISEKLKLGFRLNGRLENRTNPALPGSDDYANARQAVFNLPPIYRPYANDNPNYLNNVPGASGLNLAALTIDNAGKSDNNTTVVQIDWDMEWKTPIKGLTGKGIFSYWTSQNKVNNLEKGWKEYTYDRAADEYIVAYDKSAANETWMERFNTTIKEFSGQFLLNYDNMFGKHHVTGVGGFEFTKRDYHSLNVQQHPVENEFIDLISTNDNNLVSENKAITSTASWVFRAGYDYENRYILDLSARYDGSWKFPKGNRWGFFPSVSAAWRISEENFFKNSSISSWFSNLKLRASYGMMGDDNLGGLYPDFAYLSGYTYYKGQSLMPDDPFSSVKSKKVIGSAPKGIPVTTISWMKIKLMNVGIDFGFFDNRLTGEFDLFKRMRDGIPGTPSDIMFPLETGLSALPENMNSDMTVGFDAFVKWNDKVGDLKYSVGANITFARQKNGKRHGEIFGNAWDKYRWAQSNRWSNVVLNTDQGNAGGVWMWEVIGRFETQEQIDSYPVDQDGQNNATVRPGDVILRDVNGDGIINDFDERPQAYASADWPWDSSTSNKNPLISMGINLGFEWKGVDVAADFAGGFKNTFVADWDLKWGVTRSVNGYYYNNIDVWRHEDIFDPKSPWIPGKFPALRGQESHSGRWWNSFYTREVNYLRLRNLVVGYSLPKNWIRKVGMEQCRIYFQGTNLFCLSSLHDYGFDPEISTVNGQDYPQHKVLTLGVNVKF from the coding sequence ATGATGAACGATTTCTTTAATAACAAGCTTAGCTTGTTGAAATTTATTCTCTTATCAATAGCCTTTGGAAGTTTCTTCGTATCAGAAGGCTATGCAATGACAAAGTCTGTTGTTATTGCTCAGCAAGAGAAAACTGTAAAAGGGAAAGTTACCGATGACAATGATGAACCTTTAATAGGGGTATCAGTACGGGTTGCCGGTACGAGTGTAGGTACTGTTACTGACTCTGATGGAATATTTCAGTTGAATGTTGCTGGTTCCGGTGTTTTGGAGTTTTCTTATGTAGGCTATAAAACTGTAAAAGTTACAGCTGGAAATAAACCATTTCTTTCTGTCATATTGAAAGAAGATCAGGAAATCCTGGATGAGATTGTTGTGGTGGGATATGGGACTAAACGTAAAGGGAGTATTGCTGCGGCAGTTACTACTATTGGTACAGAAGATATCGCCCGTACTACTTCTTCGACTGTTTCAGGAGCATTGGTGGGTAAAATAGCCGGTATTACTACCCGACAGAAGTCGGGACAGCCGGGTAGCGGTACTTCTATTCAGATCAGAAATATGGGTACTCCTCTCTTTGTGATAGATGGTATTATAAAAGATGAGGCGCAGTTCAACAATCTGGATGTAAATGATATTGAGAACATTTCTATATTGAAAGACGGGGCTGCTGCCATCTATGGAGTAAAAGCGGCCAATGGAGTCGTACTGGTTACTACAAAAAATGGTTCTAAGAACCAAAAGGCAGCCGTAACTTTGGATTTCAATTACAGTTGGCAATCATGGACTTCTTATCCCAGAATGTTGAATGCGTATGAATGGCAATATGCTAATTATATGAAGGAGGCTAATCTGGGTACCCTGTCAGTTTCTCCGGATGTGGCTAGAGCTGAATTGGAAAAATGGCGTACGGGATATTATAATCCTGAAACCGGTGAAGACTATCGTGGATTTGATTGGAGAGATAACTATGTTAGTAATGCAGCACCGCAATCTTACATACATGCAAACCTGAGTGGCGGTGGAAATAAGACAACCTATTATTTATCAATCAGCAATATTGACCAGGATGCAGTTTTCAAGGACTATAATTTTCAGCGTACTAATATTCAGTCTAATTTCAATATTGATATCAGTGAAAAACTGAAGTTGGGTTTCCGGTTGAACGGACGTTTGGAGAATCGTACTAATCCAGCTCTTCCGGGTAGTGATGATTATGCAAATGCCCGTCAGGCGGTTTTTAATCTTCCGCCCATTTACCGTCCTTATGCAAATGATAATCCCAACTATTTGAATAATGTACCCGGTGCTTCTGGTCTTAACCTGGCTGCACTAACTATTGATAATGCAGGTAAATCAGATAACAATACTACCGTGGTACAGATTGATTGGGATATGGAGTGGAAAACACCCATTAAGGGGTTGACGGGAAAAGGCATTTTTTCCTATTGGACCTCTCAGAATAAGGTGAATAATCTGGAGAAAGGTTGGAAAGAGTATACTTATGACAGGGCTGCGGATGAATATATTGTGGCCTATGATAAGTCAGCTGCTAATGAAACTTGGATGGAAAGATTTAATACGACTATCAAAGAATTTTCCGGGCAGTTTCTGCTAAACTATGACAATATGTTTGGTAAACATCATGTAACTGGTGTAGGTGGTTTTGAGTTTACCAAACGGGATTATCATTCGCTAAATGTACAGCAACATCCGGTTGAGAATGAATTTATAGATCTTATTTCAACTAATGATAACAACTTGGTAAGCGAGAATAAAGCTATAACTTCTACAGCCAGCTGGGTATTCCGTGCAGGTTATGATTATGAAAACCGTTATATTCTTGATTTATCGGCCCGTTATGATGGTTCATGGAAATTCCCGAAAGGCAACCGATGGGGCTTTTTCCCCTCAGTTAGTGCGGCATGGCGTATTTCGGAAGAGAACTTTTTTAAGAACTCATCTATAAGTAGCTGGTTTTCGAATTTGAAGTTGAGAGCGTCGTATGGTATGATGGGAGATGATAATCTGGGCGGTTTATATCCTGACTTTGCATACCTTTCCGGATATACTTATTACAAAGGTCAGTCACTTATGCCTGATGACCCGTTCAGTTCTGTGAAAAGTAAAAAAGTAATAGGCTCGGCACCTAAGGGAATTCCTGTAACCACCATTTCATGGATGAAAATTAAATTGATGAATGTCGGTATTGACTTTGGTTTCTTTGATAATCGACTTACAGGAGAGTTTGACCTCTTTAAACGTATGCGTGATGGTATTCCGGGCACACCGAGTGATATTATGTTTCCGTTGGAGACAGGTTTGAGTGCTTTGCCTGAGAATATGAATTCTGATATGACGGTAGGATTCGATGCATTTGTGAAATGGAATGATAAAGTTGGAGATTTAAAGTATAGTGTTGGGGCTAATATAACATTTGCCCGACAGAAAAATGGTAAACGCCATGGAGAAATATTCGGTAATGCATGGGATAAATATCGTTGGGCACAATCCAATCGCTGGTCCAATGTAGTGCTCAATACGGATCAGGGTAATGCCGGAGGTGTATGGATGTGGGAAGTAATCGGTCGTTTTGAAACACAGGAACAGATTGATAGTTATCCGGTTGATCAGGACGGTCAAAACAATGCTACTGTTCGTCCAGGTGACGTAATACTTCGTGACGTCAATGGTGATGGAATTATCAATGATTTTGACGAACGTCCTCAAGCCTATGCATCGGCTGACTGGCCCTGGGATTCAAGTACATCCAATAAGAATCCGTTGATTTCAATGGGTATTAATTTAGGATTTGAATGGAAGGGGGTTGATGTGGCTGCTGACTTTGCCGGTGGTTTTAAAAATACATTTGTTGCTGACTGGGATTTGAAGTGGGGTGTAACGCGCAGCGTGAATGGATATTACTATAACAATATTGACGTATGGAGGCATGAAGATATTTTTGATCCGAAGTCTCCTTGGATTCCAGGGAAATTCCCGGCCTTGCGTGGACAGGAAAGTCATTCGGGGCGTTGGTGGAATAGTTTCTATACGAGAGAAGTTAATTACCTGCGTCTCCGTAATCTTGTAGTTGGCTATTCTTTACCCAAAAACTGGATAAGAAAGGTAGGTATGGAACAATGCCGCATATATTTCCAAGGAACCAATCTTTTCTGTCTGAGTTCGTTGCATGATTATGGTTTTGATCCTGAAATTTCAACAGTGAATGGTCAGGACTATCCGCAACATAAGGTATTGACATTAGGTGTTAACGTTAAATTTTAA
- a CDS encoding alpha-N-arabinofuranosidase has translation MKKYNLLFASLLFLFPNETIAQERAIIKIDTDRIIDQINPHLYGNFSEHLGQGIYGGIYDPKSIQADEDGFRKDVIEQTKELKVSILRWPGGNFVSGYHWEDGIGDRSKRPTRIDLAWGGKESNMIGTDEFIQFARKAKVEPYFCVNLGTGSLDEARNWVEYCNVEKGTYYSDLRRKNGFEKPHKVTYWGLGNEVDGPWQMGHKSPEDYSKIAIETAKLMRWIDKDIKLIASGSSNYDADWNKWNRTILDEMYNYIDYISLHHYSHNTSDYYTYLTNTIEVENYIRIVEQQIKEAKMKNRSSKDVFIAFDEWNAWTRTFGGTDNTLSEIYDLQDALIVAQYLNIFLRTCDIVKMANMAQLVNVIAPMRVDNDKLWKQTTYYPLYLFANNCRGKALDIYIKSPAYSTDKYKEVPYLDVSSTYEPSRNEVVINVVNRNKDKAITADILSQTGSFDKKATANIVSGANANITNSVNEQNIDIKKEEIKTSGEKITYSFAPRSFTQIIVKVK, from the coding sequence ATGAAAAAGTATAATTTATTATTTGCTTCTCTCTTATTTCTATTTCCCAATGAGACGATTGCTCAAGAAAGAGCAATTATAAAAATAGACACAGATCGCATAATTGACCAGATTAATCCTCATCTATACGGAAATTTTTCGGAACATCTGGGACAAGGTATATATGGAGGTATTTATGATCCGAAGTCTATTCAGGCAGATGAAGATGGCTTTCGCAAAGACGTCATCGAACAGACAAAAGAGTTAAAAGTTTCCATCTTACGATGGCCCGGAGGGAATTTCGTTTCAGGTTACCATTGGGAAGATGGTATTGGAGATCGTAGCAAACGCCCTACTCGGATTGACCTGGCTTGGGGAGGTAAAGAAAGTAATATGATAGGAACAGATGAATTCATTCAATTTGCCCGCAAAGCAAAAGTGGAACCTTATTTCTGTGTCAATCTGGGAACCGGTTCATTGGATGAAGCACGAAATTGGGTGGAATACTGCAATGTGGAGAAAGGAACATACTACTCAGACCTTCGCCGTAAAAATGGATTTGAAAAACCGCATAAAGTAACGTATTGGGGGTTAGGCAATGAAGTAGACGGTCCGTGGCAAATGGGACACAAATCACCCGAAGATTATTCTAAAATAGCAATAGAAACAGCAAAATTAATGCGCTGGATTGACAAAGACATCAAGCTCATTGCCAGCGGTTCAAGCAATTACGATGCCGACTGGAATAAATGGAACCGGACAATACTGGACGAAATGTATAACTACATCGATTACATCTCTCTTCATCATTATTCGCACAATACCTCAGACTACTACACATATCTGACAAATACTATTGAAGTAGAGAATTACATCCGTATTGTAGAACAACAGATAAAGGAAGCAAAAATGAAGAATCGTTCTTCCAAAGATGTTTTTATAGCTTTCGACGAATGGAATGCATGGACTCGGACATTCGGAGGTACTGACAATACCCTATCGGAAATATATGATTTACAGGACGCTCTTATTGTAGCTCAATACCTCAATATATTCTTACGCACTTGTGACATTGTCAAGATGGCCAATATGGCACAATTAGTAAATGTCATTGCTCCGATGCGTGTTGACAATGATAAATTATGGAAGCAAACCACTTATTACCCACTCTATCTTTTTGCCAATAACTGCCGTGGAAAAGCACTGGACATATATATAAAAAGTCCGGCGTATTCTACTGATAAATATAAAGAAGTTCCTTATCTGGACGTTTCATCCACTTACGAACCTTCACGGAACGAAGTAGTGATCAATGTCGTTAACCGTAATAAAGACAAAGCTATTACAGCTGATATCCTTTCTCAAACCGGCTCTTTCGATAAAAAAGCGACAGCCAATATTGTATCAGGAGCAAATGCAAATATTACAAACTCTGTAAACGAACAGAACATTGATATAAAGAAAGAAGAAATAAAAACTTCCGGTGAGAAAATAACATATTCATTTGCTCCGCGATCATTCACACAGATTATTGTAAAAGTAAAGTAA
- a CDS encoding metallophosphoesterase family protein, protein MKRISLTLCLAFLTVLFCQAQVAPLKFNKNGEFKIVQFTDIHFQYHNPASAIALKRINEVLDAERPDLIVFTGDVVYAPPADTAMRAVLDCASSRKIPFVVTFGNHDNEQGKTRAELYDIIRSMPYNIQPDRGSVESPDYVLTVKSSDGRKDASVLYCLDSHSYSKLPDVKGYDWLTFDQVNWYRQQSAAFTAKNNGKPLPALAFFHIPLPEYNEAAADENAILYGTRMEKACSAAINTGMFAAMKEAGDVMGTFVGHDHDNDYSVMWKGIVLAYGRFTGGNTEYNHLSNGARVIVLKEGERTFTSWIRLKGGELKDKTVYPDSYVKDDWRKRPLVTE, encoded by the coding sequence ATGAAGAGAATTTCTTTAACCCTTTGTCTGGCTTTTCTGACAGTTCTGTTCTGCCAGGCACAGGTTGCCCCCTTAAAGTTTAACAAGAACGGAGAGTTTAAAATCGTCCAGTTTACCGACATCCATTTTCAGTATCACAATCCTGCTTCAGCCATTGCCTTGAAGCGTATCAACGAAGTTCTGGATGCCGAACGTCCCGATTTGATTGTTTTTACCGGAGATGTAGTTTATGCACCGCCTGCTGATACAGCCATGCGGGCCGTACTTGATTGTGCTTCCTCCCGTAAGATACCTTTTGTTGTGACTTTCGGTAACCATGATAACGAACAAGGCAAAACGCGTGCCGAATTATACGATATTATCCGTTCCATGCCTTACAACATCCAGCCCGACCGCGGTAGTGTTGAGTCTCCCGACTACGTCCTCACCGTGAAATCTTCGGATGGTAGGAAAGATGCTTCAGTACTCTATTGCCTGGATTCTCACTCGTACTCCAAATTGCCGGATGTGAAAGGGTATGACTGGCTTACATTCGATCAGGTGAACTGGTATCGTCAACAAAGTGCGGCTTTTACCGCTAAGAATAACGGAAAGCCATTGCCTGCTTTGGCATTCTTCCATATTCCTCTGCCCGAATACAACGAGGCAGCTGCTGATGAGAACGCCATCCTTTATGGTACACGTATGGAAAAAGCCTGTTCGGCTGCCATTAATACCGGTATGTTTGCCGCTATGAAGGAAGCAGGTGATGTAATGGGTACTTTTGTCGGACATGACCATGATAATGATTATTCAGTCATGTGGAAAGGTATCGTACTGGCTTATGGACGTTTCACAGGTGGTAATACGGAATATAACCATCTATCTAACGGTGCACGCGTAATTGTGTTGAAGGAGGGGGAACGTACCTTTACTTCCTGGATACGCCTGAAAGGTGGTGAGTTAAAAGATAAAACAGTCTATCCCGATAGCTATGTGAAGGATGACTGGCGTAAACGTCCGTTGGTTACGGAGTAA
- the ispF gene encoding 2-C-methyl-D-erythritol 2,4-cyclodiphosphate synthase, translating into MKIRVGFGFDVHQLVAERELWLGGIRLEHEKGLLGHSDADVLIHTICDALLGAANMRDIGYHFPDTAGEFKDIDSKILLKKTVELIATKGYSVGNIDATICAERPKLKSHIPAMQQTLAKVMGIDEDDISIKATTTEKLGFTGREEGISAYATVLITKE; encoded by the coding sequence ATGAAAATACGTGTAGGCTTTGGCTTCGATGTACACCAGTTGGTGGCAGAACGTGAACTCTGGTTAGGCGGTATCCGCCTGGAACATGAGAAAGGATTACTCGGACATTCAGATGCCGACGTGCTGATTCATACCATTTGCGATGCCTTGCTGGGAGCCGCCAATATGCGTGATATCGGTTACCATTTTCCCGATACCGCAGGAGAGTTCAAGGACATAGACAGCAAAATATTACTGAAGAAAACCGTAGAACTGATTGCAACCAAAGGCTATTCCGTGGGCAACATTGATGCAACCATCTGTGCGGAACGCCCCAAACTGAAATCCCATATTCCCGCCATGCAGCAGACGCTTGCCAAAGTAATGGGAATAGATGAAGACGACATCTCCATCAAAGCCACTACTACGGAAAAGCTTGGTTTTACCGGTCGCGAAGAAGGTATCTCAGCTTATGCAACAGTTTTGATAACCAAAGAATAA
- a CDS encoding histidine-type phosphatase produces the protein MRMKRTLFSIVLLAAFVVQGLYAQATREEIFNDIATTGGVYYAYPGPSGVQTKAPKGYEPFYISHYGRHGSRWLIADEDYVRVMEVFEKAHAAGVLTDFGEDVRKRLDIVWADAKGHGGDLSPVGVKQQRGIAERMYQAFPEVFKGEPQMSARSTVVIRCVLSMDAFCERLKEFNPKMQIERESSNKYMDYLNFHTQEAMKFTSRKGPWYEEFRKFEEEHVRPERLMNTLFNSKEYIRKNVNPEELMRGLYWVASDMQNVEPEVCFYDIFEKQELFDIWQIHNYKNYVCDGPSPMTNGLMLANAKSLVENIMDSADAAIASGTNSATFRFGHDGNVIPLVGLLRLENCYNEESDPAKFYQAWCNFKMVPMAANVQIVFFRKKGSADDIIVKFMLNEKEVSIPVKTDIAPFYHWKDVRAFYKDLLSQLPDRP, from the coding sequence ATGAGAATGAAACGAACTCTTTTTTCAATCGTCCTGTTAGCAGCTTTTGTTGTTCAAGGTTTATATGCACAAGCCACACGCGAAGAAATCTTCAATGATATTGCAACGACAGGTGGTGTATATTACGCTTATCCCGGTCCTTCGGGTGTCCAGACCAAGGCTCCGAAAGGTTATGAACCCTTCTATATCAGTCACTATGGCCGTCATGGTTCCCGCTGGCTGATTGCGGATGAAGACTACGTCCGCGTGATGGAAGTCTTTGAGAAAGCCCATGCAGCCGGAGTATTAACCGATTTTGGCGAAGATGTCCGTAAACGTCTGGACATTGTCTGGGCAGATGCCAAAGGACATGGCGGCGACCTCAGTCCGGTAGGAGTGAAGCAACAACGAGGCATTGCCGAACGTATGTATCAGGCATTCCCTGAAGTATTTAAAGGTGAACCGCAGATGTCTGCCCGCTCTACCGTAGTTATCCGTTGCGTGCTCAGCATGGATGCATTCTGCGAACGCCTGAAGGAATTCAACCCGAAGATGCAGATTGAGCGCGAATCCAGCAATAAATATATGGATTACCTGAATTTCCATACACAAGAAGCTATGAAGTTTACTTCACGCAAAGGGCCTTGGTATGAGGAATTCCGTAAGTTCGAAGAAGAACATGTCCGTCCGGAACGTCTGATGAATACACTGTTCAATAGCAAAGAGTATATTCGTAAGAATGTGAATCCTGAAGAACTGATGCGCGGTCTGTATTGGGTTGCTTCTGATATGCAGAACGTGGAACCGGAGGTTTGTTTTTATGATATCTTTGAGAAGCAGGAATTGTTTGATATCTGGCAGATACATAACTATAAGAACTATGTATGCGACGGTCCTTCGCCCATGACGAACGGACTGATGCTGGCAAACGCCAAATCTCTGGTCGAGAATATCATGGACTCGGCAGACGCGGCGATTGCCTCCGGTACAAACTCGGCCACTTTCCGCTTCGGACACGACGGTAATGTTATTCCTCTGGTGGGCTTGCTGAGACTGGAGAACTGCTATAATGAAGAGTCCGATCCGGCCAAATTCTATCAGGCATGGTGTAACTTCAAAATGGTGCCTATGGCTGCCAATGTGCAGATTGTTTTCTTCCGTAAGAAAGGCAGCGCAGACGATATCATCGTGAAGTTCATGCTGAACGAGAAAGAAGTGAGTATTCCGGTGAAGACCGACATCGCTCCTTTCTATCACTGGAAGGACGTCAGGGCATTCTACAAAGACCTGCTGTCCCAACTGCCGGATAGACCGTAA